The following coding sequences are from one Formosa haliotis window:
- a CDS encoding exodeoxyribonuclease III — protein MKIISYNVNGIRAAIKKGFIEWLKSASPDVICLQEIKANEDQLDLDVFTEAGYKYSYWFSAQKKGYSGVAILSKVQPNHVEFGTGIESMDFEGRNIRADFDDVSVMSMYLPSGTNDDRLAHKFEYMNMIHEYLNELREQHPNLIVCGDYNICHEEIDIHNPKMKGVSGFLPEEREWLGIFIDSGFIDSFRYLHPEKQEYSWWSYRANARANNKGWRIDYCMATEPLKDRLKRAVILPEAKHSDHCPILVEIE, from the coding sequence ATGAAGATAATTTCTTACAACGTAAACGGTATTCGCGCCGCAATAAAAAAAGGTTTCATAGAGTGGTTAAAAAGTGCAAGTCCAGATGTTATTTGTTTGCAGGAAATTAAAGCTAACGAAGATCAGTTAGATTTAGATGTGTTTACCGAAGCAGGTTATAAGTATAGCTATTGGTTTAGTGCTCAAAAAAAGGGATATAGTGGTGTTGCAATTTTAAGTAAAGTACAACCTAATCACGTTGAATTTGGCACAGGAATAGAATCGATGGATTTTGAAGGTAGAAATATTCGTGCCGATTTTGACGATGTTTCGGTAATGAGTATGTATTTGCCTTCGGGGACCAATGACGATCGCTTAGCTCATAAATTTGAATATATGAATATGATTCATGAATATTTAAACGAACTTCGAGAGCAACATCCTAATTTAATTGTGTGCGGCGATTACAATATTTGTCATGAAGAAATCGATATTCATAATCCGAAAATGAAAGGTGTATCTGGATTTTTACCTGAAGAGCGCGAGTGGTTAGGAATATTTATAGATAGCGGATTTATAGATTCTTTTAGATACTTACATCCTGAAAAGCAAGAATATTCTTGGTGGAGTTACCGTGCCAATGCCCGCGCAAACAATAAAGGGTGGCGCATAGATTATTGTATGGCTACAGAGCCATTAAAAGATCGATTAAAACGAGCCGTTATTTTACCAGAAGCTAAGCATAGTGACCATTGTCCTATTTTAGTAGAGATTGAATAA
- a CDS encoding polysaccharide lyase family 7 protein, whose product MKFMTYLLAFIFFVSISTSCSQSEDDHVDTEQDDTPINPEEDDDSVGTPAENFDLSTWNLSIPVDKGNGTARTITVAELNRNYENSSYFYSAEDSGMVFKCPVEGVKTSENTSYTRVELREMLRGTNTSIPTQGVTKNNWVFGTAPEADIKAAHGFDGEMRATLAVNHVTTTGNSSQVGRVIVGQIHANDDEPVRIYYRKLKNNTLGSIYFAHEPTDGNGSEQWHEMIGSRSNSASNPADGIALDEKFSYTIHVEGDALTVTISREGKADVVKTVDMKNSGYNVGGQYMYFKAGVYNQNNTGDADDYVQATFYALEKSHSKL is encoded by the coding sequence ATGAAATTTATGACCTATTTATTAGCATTTATTTTCTTTGTTTCAATATCGACTAGTTGTAGTCAATCAGAGGATGACCATGTAGACACAGAACAAGATGATACGCCAATAAATCCAGAAGAGGATGATGACTCAGTAGGGACTCCAGCAGAAAATTTCGATTTGTCTACTTGGAATTTAAGCATACCGGTAGATAAAGGAAACGGAACAGCTAGGACGATTACAGTAGCCGAGCTAAATAGAAATTACGAAAACAGCTCCTATTTTTATAGTGCAGAAGACTCTGGTATGGTGTTTAAATGCCCAGTAGAAGGTGTGAAAACATCAGAAAACACATCGTATACACGTGTCGAACTGCGTGAAATGTTACGAGGTACTAACACTAGTATTCCTACCCAAGGTGTTACTAAAAATAATTGGGTGTTTGGAACCGCTCCCGAAGCCGATATAAAAGCGGCCCATGGATTTGATGGTGAAATGCGCGCTACCTTGGCTGTAAACCATGTAACAACAACGGGTAATAGTAGCCAGGTGGGACGCGTAATTGTTGGACAAATTCATGCCAACGATGATGAACCTGTACGTATTTATTACCGAAAATTAAAAAATAATACCTTAGGGTCTATATATTTTGCCCACGAACCAACCGATGGTAATGGTAGTGAACAATGGCACGAAATGATAGGTTCGCGCAGCAATAGCGCAAGTAACCCTGCCGATGGGATTGCGTTAGATGAGAAATTTAGCTATACCATTCATGTAGAAGGCGATGCGCTTACTGTTACCATTTCTAGAGAAGGTAAAGCCGATGTGGTTAAAACAGTAGACATGAAAAATAGCGGTTATAACGTAGGTGGTCAATACATGTATTTTAAAGCAGGTGTTTATAACCAAAACAATACAGGCGATGCCGACGATTATGTGCAAGCAACGTTCTACGCCTTAGAAAAATCGCATAGCAAGTTGTAA
- a CDS encoding helix-turn-helix domain-containing protein: protein MNIKPIRNEEDYQNALERLEDIFDAKKDTKEGDELEILSILIDRFENEHFPIGMPDPIEAIKFRMEQMGMKQKDLAELVGFKSRVSEVLNKKRKLTLDMIRKLNKTLHIPTEVLIQDY, encoded by the coding sequence ATGAATATAAAACCTATTAGAAACGAAGAAGACTATCAAAATGCTCTGGAAAGACTAGAAGATATATTTGATGCTAAGAAGGATACGAAAGAAGGAGATGAACTTGAAATTCTTTCAATCTTAATAGACCGATTTGAAAACGAACATTTTCCAATAGGGATGCCAGATCCAATTGAAGCTATTAAGTTTAGAATGGAACAAATGGGGATGAAACAAAAAGATTTGGCAGAGCTTGTGGGATTTAAGAGTCGAGTAAGTGAGGTTTTAAATAAAAAACGAAAACTGACTTTAGATATGATTAGAAAATTAAATAAGACGCTTCATATTCCAACTGAAGTTTTAATACAAGATTATTAA
- a CDS encoding type II toxin-antitoxin system HigB family toxin, whose product MRVIAKRTLRDFWEKHADCEEQLKSWYRETEKSEWHTINELKKEYPSASILKDNRIVYNIKGNNYRLIVKFNFEYQICWVRFIWSHAEYDKIDANNI is encoded by the coding sequence GTGAGAGTAATTGCAAAACGAACTTTACGAGATTTTTGGGAAAAGCATGCTGATTGCGAAGAGCAGCTAAAATCCTGGTATAGAGAAACAGAAAAATCAGAATGGCATACGATTAATGAATTAAAAAAAGAATATCCTAGTGCAAGTATTCTAAAAGACAACCGTATAGTTTACAATATCAAGGGTAATAATTATCGATTAATAGTGAAGTTTAATTTTGAATACCAAATATGTTGGGTAAGATTTATATGGAGTCACGCCGAATATGATAAAATTGATGCAAATAATATCTAA
- a CDS encoding glycine--tRNA ligase codes for MANQDDQFKKVISHAKEYGYVFQSSEIYDGLSAVYDYAQNGVELKKNIRDYWWKAMVQMHENIVGIDAAIFMHPTTWKASGHVDAFNDPLIDNKDSKKRYRADVLIEDYCAKIEAKIDKEVKKAEKRFGDAFNKEEFVSTNGRVVGYQEKIDGILTRMGKSLEAEDLADVKALIEELEIACPLTGSRNWTDVKQFNLMFGTKLGASADTAMDLYLRPETAQGIFVNFLNVQKTGRMKIPFGIAQTGKAFRNEIVARQFIFRMREFEQMEMQFFVKPGTQKEWYESWKQTRLKWHLSLGMGEDNYRFHDHDKLAHYADAAADIEFKFPFGFKELEGIHSRTDFDLSQHEKHSGKKLQYFDHEENKSYVPYVVETSIGLDRMFLAVFSNSLVEEELDNNTTRTVLKLPAVLAPVKAAILPLVKKDGLPDVARKIVEDLKWDFNVDYDEKDAVGRRYRRQDANGTPFCITVDHDTLEDNTVTIRYRDTMEQKRVKIEELRTIIKEAVDVRTWLMKM; via the coding sequence ATGGCAAATCAAGATGATCAATTTAAGAAGGTAATTTCGCATGCTAAGGAATACGGTTATGTGTTTCAGAGCAGTGAAATTTACGACGGTTTAAGTGCAGTATACGATTACGCACAAAACGGTGTGGAGTTAAAGAAAAATATACGCGACTATTGGTGGAAAGCCATGGTGCAAATGCATGAAAATATTGTAGGTATAGATGCTGCAATATTTATGCATCCAACCACTTGGAAAGCCTCTGGCCATGTCGATGCCTTTAACGATCCATTAATAGATAATAAAGATTCTAAAAAGCGCTATAGAGCCGATGTTTTAATAGAAGACTATTGTGCGAAAATAGAAGCGAAAATAGATAAGGAAGTTAAGAAAGCTGAAAAACGTTTTGGAGACGCTTTTAATAAAGAAGAATTTGTAAGTACAAATGGACGTGTTGTAGGATACCAAGAGAAAATCGATGGTATTTTAACACGTATGGGAAAATCTTTAGAAGCTGAAGATTTAGCTGATGTTAAAGCCCTTATAGAAGAGTTGGAAATTGCATGTCCGTTAACTGGTTCTAGAAATTGGACCGATGTGAAGCAATTTAATTTAATGTTTGGAACAAAATTAGGGGCTTCTGCAGATACAGCGATGGACTTATATTTACGTCCGGAAACGGCTCAAGGTATTTTTGTGAATTTCTTGAACGTTCAAAAAACGGGACGAATGAAAATTCCTTTCGGGATTGCACAAACCGGAAAAGCATTCCGTAACGAGATTGTTGCAAGACAGTTTATTTTCCGTATGCGTGAATTTGAGCAAATGGAAATGCAATTTTTTGTAAAACCGGGAACCCAAAAAGAGTGGTACGAGTCTTGGAAACAAACCCGTTTAAAATGGCATCTATCTTTAGGAATGGGCGAGGATAATTACCGTTTTCACGATCATGATAAATTAGCGCATTACGCTGATGCTGCTGCCGATATTGAATTTAAATTCCCATTCGGATTTAAAGAATTGGAAGGTATTCATTCTAGAACAGACTTCGATTTAAGTCAGCACGAAAAACACTCTGGTAAAAAATTACAATATTTCGATCACGAAGAAAATAAGAGTTATGTGCCTTACGTGGTAGAAACTTCTATTGGTCTAGACCGTATGTTTTTGGCCGTATTCTCGAATTCTTTAGTAGAAGAAGAATTAGATAATAATACCACACGTACCGTTTTAAAATTACCAGCAGTTTTAGCACCAGTAAAAGCTGCCATTTTACCATTGGTTAAAAAGGACGGTTTACCAGATGTTGCTCGTAAAATTGTTGAAGATTTAAAATGGGATTTCAATGTGGATTACGACGAAAAAGACGCAGTGGGTAGACGTTACCGCAGACAAGATGCAAATGGTACGCCGTTTTGTATCACTGTAGACCACGATACTTTAGAAGACAATACGGTTACCATTCGTTACAGAGATACCATGGAGCAAAAACGTGTGAAAATAGAAGAACTTCGTACGATTATTAAAGAAGCAGTAGATGTGCGTACTTGGTTAATGAAAATGTAG
- a CDS encoding ComF family protein yields the protein MFGAIFNIFFPKVCYSCQNVMADGEQILCTDCRHHLPVTQFHFNKDASVSKIFYGRVKIENATALLRFEKKGLTQKLIHQLKYKGQEPIGTFLGDWLGGELQTLDAYKSINLVIPVPLHKKKLRKRGYNQVAKFGRQLAEALHAEYVDDVLIKITNTNSQVSKNRLSRWANSDTIFSIQNLEKINNKHILLVDDIITTGATMEACVTLLQSGKNVKISLAAMAIA from the coding sequence ATGTTTGGAGCCATTTTCAATATTTTCTTTCCTAAAGTATGCTACAGCTGCCAGAATGTTATGGCAGATGGCGAGCAAATTTTGTGTACCGATTGCCGACATCATTTACCGGTAACTCAATTTCATTTTAATAAAGATGCTAGTGTTTCTAAAATTTTCTACGGAAGAGTTAAAATTGAAAATGCTACGGCCTTATTGCGTTTCGAAAAAAAAGGCTTAACCCAAAAATTGATACATCAGCTTAAATACAAAGGTCAAGAACCCATAGGAACATTTTTGGGCGATTGGCTAGGTGGTGAATTACAGACTCTAGACGCATATAAATCTATAAACCTTGTTATCCCAGTTCCTTTACATAAAAAGAAACTCAGAAAACGGGGCTACAACCAAGTCGCTAAGTTTGGCAGGCAATTGGCCGAAGCGCTTCATGCCGAATATGTAGACGATGTTCTTATTAAAATCACCAATACAAACTCGCAGGTTTCAAAAAACAGATTGTCGCGTTGGGCAAACTCCGATACCATTTTTAGCATCCAAAATCTAGAAAAGATTAACAACAAACACATTTTATTAGTCGACGATATTATTACCACTGGCGCAACTATGGAGGCTTGTGTTACCTTACTTCAGTCTGGAAAAAATGTTAAAATAAGCCTCGCCGCTATGGCAATTGCTTAA
- a CDS encoding Ig-like domain-containing protein, giving the protein MSKTLSNFLFISVLCLIIANCANRGTPTGGEKDVDPPVIVRSVPENFSTNFKGNEIRVYFDEYVKIKDLSKQLIISPPMTTAPEITPLGSASKYITIKIYDTLAPNTTYAFNFGNSIIDNNESNPFPYYKYVLSTGSYIDSLTVSGIISDATIKKPDNFVSIGLYEVDSTFNDSIIYKEKPKYVTNTLDSLTTFSLENIKAGKYLLVAMKDENQDFKFQQKTDKIGFLGGYIEVPKDTIYRLKLFKEDLDFKPFRPRLISRGKIAFGFQGDYENMNIDIISDTPPDFEHTVTKDEKSDSLMYWYRPKFEVDSLRFKIGYKNKAIDTFTVKISEKYPDSLVLKGSPSGNINFNDDFILSATTPFKALNSSKISLIDKDSTTIPYTTKLDTIHNKLSFLFEKKESTKYRLQLLPEAITDFFDNKNDTLQYIFQTKAYDDYPNVRVILQNAKYPVIVQLTDQMGEVKAERYSTEPEPIDFTYMANGKYLLRVIYDENGNKKYDTGNFLKKIQPERISYFPETLDVRVGWDLVQDFTLK; this is encoded by the coding sequence ATGAGTAAAACGCTTTCTAATTTTTTGTTTATAAGTGTGCTGTGTTTAATTATTGCTAATTGCGCCAACAGAGGGACACCTACTGGAGGAGAAAAAGACGTAGATCCGCCGGTTATTGTACGTTCGGTTCCAGAAAATTTCAGCACGAATTTTAAAGGCAATGAAATTAGAGTGTATTTTGATGAGTACGTTAAAATTAAAGATTTAAGTAAGCAACTTATTATTTCGCCTCCTATGACAACGGCTCCAGAGATTACGCCTTTGGGAAGCGCCAGTAAATATATCACCATAAAAATTTACGATACCTTAGCCCCTAACACAACTTATGCTTTTAACTTCGGGAACAGCATTATAGATAATAATGAAAGTAATCCGTTTCCGTATTATAAATATGTGCTTTCTACCGGAAGTTATATTGATTCGTTAACCGTTAGCGGAATAATTTCTGATGCTACCATAAAAAAGCCAGATAATTTTGTTTCTATTGGATTGTACGAAGTAGATTCTACTTTTAACGACTCTATTATTTACAAAGAAAAACCTAAGTATGTTACCAACACACTCGATAGTTTAACGACGTTTTCTTTAGAAAATATTAAGGCTGGAAAATATCTTTTAGTTGCGATGAAAGATGAAAATCAGGATTTTAAATTTCAACAAAAAACAGATAAAATTGGATTTCTTGGAGGCTATATTGAAGTTCCAAAAGACACCATTTACCGTTTAAAATTGTTTAAAGAAGATTTAGATTTTAAACCTTTTAGACCACGATTAATATCGCGTGGCAAAATTGCATTTGGATTTCAAGGAGATTACGAAAACATGAATATCGATATTATTAGCGATACACCTCCAGATTTTGAGCACACTGTAACTAAAGATGAAAAATCGGACTCGTTGATGTATTGGTATCGTCCGAAATTTGAAGTGGATTCCCTGCGATTTAAAATAGGTTATAAAAACAAAGCTATTGATACATTTACCGTAAAAATCTCAGAAAAATATCCAGATTCATTAGTGCTAAAAGGGTCTCCCTCTGGAAATATAAACTTTAACGACGATTTTATTCTATCTGCTACTACTCCATTTAAAGCTTTAAACAGTTCTAAAATTTCGCTTATAGATAAAGATTCTACCACGATACCTTACACTACAAAATTAGATACCATTCATAACAAACTGTCATTTTTATTCGAGAAGAAGGAAAGCACTAAATATCGTTTACAACTGTTACCCGAAGCTATTACAGATTTTTTCGATAATAAAAACGATACCCTTCAATATATATTCCAAACGAAGGCTTACGACGATTACCCGAACGTACGTGTAATACTTCAGAATGCAAAATACCCTGTAATTGTTCAGTTAACCGACCAGATGGGGGAAGTAAAAGCGGAGCGATACAGCACCGAACCCGAGCCTATAGATTTTACATACATGGCTAACGGAAAATATTTACTTCGTGTTATTTACGACGAAAATGGAAACAAGAAATACGACACCGGAAATTTCTTAAAGAAAATTCAACCCGAACGTATTAGCTATTTCCCAGAAACTTTAGATGTACGTGTAGGTTGGGATTTAGTACAGGATTTTACCTTAAAGTAA
- a CDS encoding amidohydrolase gives MQEPLHIALIQTDLVWENPEANRDKIYALVSTIVDTVDVIVLPEMFTTGFTMNASLFAETITGETVLWMKELAAKKQAAVMGSLIMSEADTYYNQLVFVYPNGDLKTYKKRHTFTLAGEDKVYAAGTERTIVEYKGWSLCPLVCYDLRFPVWARYQNDYDVLLYVANWPKPRIHAWTTLLQARAIENMSYCIGVNRVGTDEKGHEYSGHSAVYDVLGETISEFNENEIGYRIVTLHKDHIVNTREKFKFLNDRDGFTLR, from the coding sequence ATGCAGGAGCCATTACACATAGCATTGATACAAACCGATTTGGTTTGGGAAAATCCGGAAGCCAATAGAGATAAAATCTATGCGCTAGTATCGACTATTGTAGATACCGTAGACGTAATTGTTCTTCCAGAAATGTTTACGACTGGTTTTACAATGAATGCTTCGCTATTTGCTGAAACCATTACCGGAGAAACCGTTCTCTGGATGAAAGAATTGGCAGCAAAAAAACAAGCAGCGGTTATGGGTAGCCTTATTATGTCTGAAGCCGATACGTACTATAATCAATTGGTTTTTGTGTATCCTAATGGAGATTTAAAAACATACAAAAAACGACATACGTTTACATTAGCTGGCGAGGATAAAGTATATGCCGCAGGTACAGAACGGACTATTGTAGAATATAAAGGCTGGTCTCTTTGTCCGCTAGTGTGCTACGATTTACGGTTCCCTGTTTGGGCGCGTTACCAAAACGATTACGATGTGTTGTTATATGTAGCCAATTGGCCAAAACCACGTATTCATGCTTGGACCACCTTATTGCAAGCGCGTGCCATAGAAAATATGTCCTATTGTATAGGTGTAAATCGGGTGGGTACAGATGAAAAAGGACACGAATATTCGGGGCATTCTGCAGTTTACGATGTTTTAGGCGAAACCATTTCAGAATTTAATGAAAATGAAATCGGGTATCGCATCGTGACCTTACACAAAGATCATATAGTAAATACAAGAGAAAAATTTAAGTTTTTAAACGATAGAGACGGATTTACTTTAAGGTAA
- a CDS encoding S46 family peptidase: MKLLKILFLFLAIQVSAQQGGMWIPSLLQGMNENDMQALGSKLSAKDIYDVNHSSLKDAIGHFNGGCTSEVISKKGLLLTNHHCGFGQIQSHSSLEHDYLKDGFWAENYEDELPNNGLYVEFIVRIEDVTTQVLEGVTDTMTAKEKQAKTDGNSNRIQSAVTKEAWQDTKIKSFFKGNQYFLFVTERFNDIRLVGAPPTSIGKFGSDTDNWVWPRHTGDFSLFRIYADKKNRPAAYSKDNVPYKPKHFLPVSLDGISEGDFTLVFGFPGTTQEYLPAAAIKEITEDLNPSNIAIREAALKVIDAQMKASDEIRIQYASKQARIANAWKKWIGENLGIKKSNAIAKRKEAEAEFTKALKKKNLESQYGHLLPELEKQYEAFAPIDIKRNNFVEIFVRTNELMGMMFRLSQMENAAINGDDAFNVARESTKNRIKSVLKDFNVDVDQGVFEAIMPFYTDNVDPSIYKHTAFTNLESANAILDSAPGDFIEKLNADPAYAYAKPFIIEFYTKIEPEFQEKNTAINALETEYMKALMEVVPNERYYPDANSTLRVTYGQVRGYAPRDAVYYEPVSYLDGVMEKYIPGDYEFDVPQKLQDLYTSKDFGRYADANGKLPVCFLGTNHTTGGNSGSPAIDAHGNLIGLNFDRVWEGTMSDMNYDPEICRNIMVDVRYVLFVIDKYAGATRLIKEMKLVHPKK; the protein is encoded by the coding sequence ATGAAACTATTAAAAATTCTATTTCTTTTTTTAGCAATTCAAGTCAGTGCCCAGCAAGGTGGTATGTGGATTCCATCGCTTTTACAAGGCATGAACGAAAATGACATGCAAGCTTTGGGCAGTAAACTTTCTGCAAAAGACATTTACGATGTTAATCATTCAAGTTTAAAAGATGCCATAGGGCATTTTAATGGTGGTTGTACTAGTGAAGTAATTTCTAAAAAAGGATTATTACTAACAAATCACCATTGCGGATTTGGCCAAATTCAATCGCATTCTTCTTTAGAACACGATTATTTAAAAGACGGATTTTGGGCCGAAAACTATGAAGACGAGCTACCAAACAATGGTCTTTATGTAGAATTTATTGTGCGTATAGAAGATGTTACCACTCAAGTTTTAGAGGGTGTTACAGACACTATGACTGCCAAAGAAAAACAAGCGAAAACCGACGGAAACAGTAACCGTATTCAATCTGCTGTTACTAAAGAAGCTTGGCAAGACACAAAAATAAAATCGTTTTTTAAAGGAAATCAATACTTCCTTTTTGTTACAGAACGTTTCAACGATATCCGTTTAGTTGGAGCTCCTCCTACAAGTATCGGGAAATTTGGATCGGACACAGACAACTGGGTTTGGCCTAGACATACAGGCGATTTTTCTCTTTTTAGAATTTACGCCGATAAAAAAAATCGTCCAGCAGCATACTCTAAAGACAATGTGCCTTACAAGCCTAAACACTTTTTACCCGTGTCTCTAGACGGTATTAGCGAAGGAGATTTCACTTTAGTATTCGGATTCCCAGGAACTACACAAGAGTATTTACCTGCTGCCGCAATTAAAGAAATTACCGAAGACTTAAACCCTAGTAATATTGCCATTCGTGAAGCGGCCTTAAAAGTGATCGATGCACAAATGAAAGCTAGCGACGAAATAAGAATTCAATACGCCTCAAAACAAGCACGTATTGCAAATGCTTGGAAAAAATGGATAGGAGAAAATCTTGGAATTAAAAAGAGTAACGCCATTGCTAAACGAAAAGAAGCAGAAGCAGAATTTACGAAAGCTCTAAAGAAAAAGAATTTAGAAAGCCAATACGGACACTTACTTCCTGAGCTTGAAAAACAATATGAAGCATTTGCACCTATAGATATAAAGCGAAATAATTTTGTTGAAATCTTTGTAAGAACCAACGAATTAATGGGGATGATGTTTAGATTATCTCAGATGGAAAATGCAGCTATAAACGGAGACGATGCCTTTAATGTGGCCAGAGAATCTACAAAAAACCGTATTAAAAGTGTTTTAAAAGATTTTAATGTCGATGTAGATCAAGGTGTTTTCGAAGCCATTATGCCTTTTTACACCGATAATGTAGACCCTTCTATTTATAAGCATACCGCTTTTACAAACCTAGAAAGTGCTAACGCCATTTTAGACAGTGCTCCTGGAGACTTCATAGAAAAACTAAATGCAGATCCGGCTTATGCTTATGCAAAACCTTTTATTATAGAGTTCTACACTAAAATAGAACCAGAATTCCAAGAGAAAAACACTGCAATTAATGCTCTAGAAACGGAGTATATGAAGGCTTTAATGGAAGTTGTTCCTAACGAGCGCTATTACCCAGACGCTAACAGCACTTTACGTGTAACTTACGGACAAGTTCGTGGATACGCTCCTCGTGATGCTGTATATTACGAGCCTGTATCGTATTTAGATGGGGTAATGGAGAAATATATTCCTGGCGATTATGAATTCGATGTCCCTCAAAAACTTCAAGATTTATATACCAGTAAGGACTTTGGACGTTATGCAGATGCCAATGGTAAATTACCCGTTTGTTTCTTAGGAACAAACCACACCACCGGTGGAAACTCTGGAAGCCCTGCCATTGATGCCCACGGAAACTTAATTGGTTTGAATTTCGACCGCGTTTGGGAAGGAACCATGAGTGACATGAATTACGATCCTGAAATTTGCCGTAACATTATGGTAGATGTACGCTATGTATTATTTGTAATCGATAAATATGCTGGTGCAACACGGTTAATTAAAGAAATGAAATTAGTTCATCCTAAAAAATAA
- a CDS encoding tetratricopeptide repeat protein encodes MNSLKIPSVFFSLKLTGKVQALVLVSFIILNSFSLQAQDNPHSRHDNIDSVFTQLKIQLNKAEYLEDTSAIVTSQIHLANFYERLEIENEAIKHYHIALEHHQKTDTTLAYICNKIGAIHLSLKQYESASRYLNKSLKLTQRIAYEKGKAIAYALLGSVAEKESDYQLALKNQEKSLAIFEKLSDSTGLAVTYENTGSIYEDLEQYENALNYFLKAQVFAKNSTTATKINILNNIGDANRKMGNPNEALPYSLRALQLSQSSKNIHQEEGALKDLALIYADLGDYKSAFDYMIHFKNLNANAIEYKKAELVGTLQILYEVEEREAELRLLNKQHELDQVRQRIILLASGFFFLILIGWLLYFRKQKQQQSKIQHYKNKLLEVHLEKKTQEEAALQREVEIKLSALTNYSLHLSHKNKMIADISRTLTNLKDRNTVMIKSKLETLIKEIDLDLSQEQEWTEFISFFEQIHPHFFQNLKNGATKELSPSELRLCMLLRLNLSSKDIASILRITPDSVRIARYRLRKKLPLDTKEELQAYILKL; translated from the coding sequence ATGAATTCACTCAAAATACCCTCTGTTTTTTTCAGTCTAAAACTTACTGGTAAAGTACAAGCGCTAGTACTCGTTTCTTTTATAATTTTAAATAGTTTCTCTTTACAAGCTCAAGACAACCCGCATTCTCGGCACGACAATATAGATTCGGTTTTTACCCAATTAAAGATTCAACTAAACAAAGCAGAATACCTTGAAGACACTTCAGCAATCGTAACATCTCAAATTCATTTGGCTAATTTTTACGAGCGACTAGAAATTGAAAACGAAGCCATAAAGCATTATCACATCGCTTTAGAGCATCACCAAAAAACAGACACCACTCTAGCCTATATATGCAATAAAATTGGTGCTATTCACCTCTCATTAAAACAATATGAGAGCGCATCTCGCTATTTAAATAAAAGTTTAAAACTCACACAGCGCATAGCTTACGAAAAAGGAAAGGCTATTGCTTATGCCTTACTTGGAAGTGTTGCCGAAAAAGAATCTGATTATCAACTAGCCCTTAAAAACCAAGAAAAAAGTTTAGCCATTTTTGAAAAACTATCCGATAGTACAGGATTAGCTGTTACCTACGAAAATACTGGAAGCATCTACGAGGACTTAGAGCAGTATGAAAATGCACTGAACTATTTTCTTAAAGCACAAGTATTCGCAAAAAACAGCACGACAGCCACCAAAATAAATATTCTGAATAATATTGGAGATGCTAATCGAAAAATGGGAAATCCTAATGAAGCATTACCTTATTCCTTGCGAGCGCTACAACTGTCTCAATCCTCTAAAAACATTCATCAAGAAGAAGGGGCTTTAAAAGATTTGGCCCTAATTTACGCCGATTTAGGCGATTATAAATCGGCTTTCGATTACATGATCCACTTTAAAAACTTAAACGCAAATGCTATTGAGTATAAAAAAGCCGAATTGGTTGGCACCTTACAAATATTATACGAAGTTGAAGAGCGTGAAGCAGAACTAAGACTATTAAATAAGCAACATGAACTCGATCAAGTAAGGCAAAGGATTATTCTACTGGCTTCGGGTTTCTTCTTTTTAATATTAATAGGATGGCTTTTATATTTCAGAAAACAAAAACAACAACAATCTAAAATTCAACATTACAAAAACAAACTCTTAGAAGTGCATCTCGAGAAAAAAACTCAAGAAGAAGCTGCTTTACAAAGAGAAGTAGAAATTAAACTTTCGGCACTTACCAATTACAGTTTGCACTTATCTCATAAAAATAAAATGATTGCCGACATATCTAGAACCCTTACCAATTTAAAAGATCGGAATACGGTTATGATAAAATCTAAATTGGAAACCTTAATAAAAGAGATTGATTTAGACTTATCGCAAGAACAAGAATGGACAGAATTTATTAGTTTCTTCGAGCAAATCCATCCTCATTTTTTCCAAAACTTAAAAAACGGTGCTACAAAAGAATTATCACCGTCAGAATTACGCTTATGCATGCTTTTACGTCTTAATTTATCGTCTAAAGACATTGCTTCAATTTTACGTATTACTCCTGATAGTGTACGTATTGCGCGCTATCGCCTGCGAAAAAAGCTGCCTTTAGATACTAAAGAAGAACTTCAAGCATATATTCTTAAACTATAA